The nucleotide sequence ACATTGCCTAACCGTGCGTTAAAGGTTCTGTTATGTCACATAAGTTACTCAACTTGTCGCTCAGACCACCTCTTTCTAGAGAGTTAACCCGCACTATTTAAATTTAATTCTTTAGGAAGAAAGATCCCCCAACCCTGTGATCAGAAGGGGGCTATCTCTTGCTTATTATCTTCTGTATCAATGCTGATCAGCCGCCAACCTATAGCCACCAAAAAAACGCCTATCGCAATAAATCCTAAGTCCCAAGCCAGTTCATGAGGTCCGGGTTTTACATGGTGTATGTTGAGAATATGATGGTCGAGGATGCCTTCAACCACATTAAATAATCCGGCTCCCATCAATACCGAACCTAAAAAAAGAGACGTTGACCAAGGAACATCCGCGCGTTTGCCGGCACGCCATAAAGCGATAATTCCGATCAAAGTCATTAGCCAGTCAAACACATGAAATAACCCATCTCCCAAGGTATTAAGCTCTAAACCGGCAACGGTTTGGCTGGTTTCAAGATTGCTAAACATATGATGCCATTGCAAAATTTGATGAAATACAATCCCATCGAAAAAACCGCCTTGACCAAGACCAATAAAAATTCCGGCTAGGATTAATGGACGGCGATTGTCTGAGCTTTTTTCGGCATTAATTTGCATTGCTTTGTTCTATTTTAGGGCACAGGGAAGAGCTTATTAGTTTTGAGTTTATGTTATTACCCGACAGAAGCATCCCCCTTTAGAGAGGATTTATGTCTGGGTTTTGATCTGACTTAATAATCCTTGTACAGGATGCAAAGGAGTCCATCCTTCACACCGCTTAACCTGACTCCGGCAAGAATAGCCGCTCACTAAAACTCGCTCTTGTTTCTCTTCTATTGCCGCTAAAACTGGGCCCCAACTGCTCTGATAAATTCCTCGAGATGAGGCATAATGTTCTGTTTCATGTCCATACATTCCGGCCATTCCACAGCAACCCGTCTGCATCAAATTGAGAGGAATTCCCATCGTCTTAAAAATTTTTTGCCATTGTTTTGAGGATTCTAATGCTAGGGTTTTTTCAGTACAATGACTCAATAAATAATAAGGGTTGTCAGTGGGAATATAAGGCAGTTGATCTAAATGAGTGACTAGCCATTCTTGCAAGAGATTTATCTTGAGATTATTCATTGACAAATCATTGTATTTATGGTATTCATCCCGATAAGCTAAAACCATACTCGGTTCAATTCCGATCAGAGGAATACCTAAATTATTCAACTGTGTGAGATACTCTATATTTTTCTTCACTCGAGATTGAAATTGCTTTAAAAATCCTTTAACGTGCAAGGGCTTACCATTGGGAAAAAAGGGGGCAATATAGACGGTATAACCTAAACGATCCAAAAAATAATAGGTGTCTAATACCAATTGGGATTCATAGAAGCTGGTAAAGGCATCCTGTAGCAAAATGACGCTATTAGATTTTTCGGGTTTAGTTAACTGAGATAATTGCTTTAAATCTAAGAGTGGCGCTTTTCTTTCTCTGAGTCCTTGTTGAAGGGTAAACTCACTGAGTTGCGGCAGATAAACTAGACCCAATAGTTGTTGACTGACCCAATAAGTAAGGGCATTATGAGTGATGAGATTAAATAATTGGGGCGAGTTCGCTTGCCAACTAGCAATCATTTCAATGTTACCCATTAAATAATCTCGCCAGGGTCTTAAATAACGGGTGTGATAAAGTTCTAAAAATCTGGCTTTAAACTCGGGAATATTGACATGAACCGGACATTGTGACACACAAGCTTTACAGCCAAGACACCCAGACATTCCTTGATAAACTTCATGGGAATAGTCATAAACTCCCCACCATTTTAAGAGTGTATTGCCAACTCGAAGTAATGCCACTTCTAGGGTTCCTAAATTTGGCGGCTTCTTGTCAGCTTGCGTTAAAGAAATTTGTCTTAACCACTCCCTCAATAAACTTGCGCGGCCTTTGGGGGAATGGATGCGATCACGGGTTTCTTTTGCTGAAGGACAGATGACTTCATGAGGGTTATAGTTAAAACAAGCGCCATTCCCATTGCAATTAAAAACTTCTTCGTATTGAGAACGAACCACAGCAGGGACTTGTCGGTCAAAATGTCCTCTTAATGAAGATTCTATTTTTACCACTTCCCCATCGCTGCCTTTTGGGGTAACAATTTTACCAGGGTTTAAACGGTTTTCCGGATCAAAAGCGGCTTTAATTTTTCGTAGGTCTTGATATAATTCTTCTCCAAAGAAAAGGGGTGTATATTCACTGCGAAATCCTTTGCCATGTTCTCCCCACATTACCCCCCCATATTGACGCACCAAAGCCACCACTTGATCGCTTAATTTGCGAATTAGGGTTTCATCGTCGGGGAGTTTCATATCTAAAGCCGGGCGAATATGAAGACATCCTACATCCACATGGCCAAACATTCCATAATCAAGCTGATATTCATTGAGCAATTTTTTCAAGTCTTGAACATAATTCATTAACTGGGAAGGAGGAACGGCGGTATCTTCTATAAATGGGATGGGTTTCCGGTTGCCTTTTTGGTTTCCTAATAAGCCTACGCCTTTTTTTCGTAATTCCCAAAGCTTCTGGATTTCTTCGTTATTTTTAGCTAAATAATAGCCGCTTGCTTGTTGGGGTTGATGGCGATTAGTTTCAATTTGCTCAATTAACTGATTAATTTTTCGCTCTAATGAGGTTTGAGCATCGCCGATAAATTCGACTAAATTAATGGCTTTTGCTCCTTCTATCCAATCTTTCACTTGATAATAGATTTCGTCTTCTTTGGCTAATTCGACAATTTTTTCATCGAGGGTTTCTATGGCGGCGGGTTCAGCTTGTAGAAGGGTTGAAGCGGCTAAAAGGGCATCATCAAAACAGTGATAGTGAATAGCCAGTAATTGTTTATATTTAGGAATAGGGGTTAATTTTAATTTCGCTTCTGTGATGATGGCTAATGTTCCCTCTGAACCGGCTAAAATTCGGTTGAGATTAAAAGTCTCTTGTTCGGGTGAATAAACTTTGGCTAAATTATAGCCTGTCATGAAGCGGGGGATTTTCGGAAATTGTTGGGCGATGAGTTCGCGTTTTTGAGTGACTATTTCATCGATTTGGCGGTAAATTTTTCCTAGGGTGTTTGGCTGTTGTTTGAGATGGGTTAGGGTATTTAAATCAATGCTTTGAGATTGTCCCATTTCTCCATTGACTAAAACCCAAGATAATTCTAAAACATGATCGCTAGTGCGTCCATAAATCCGCGATCCTTTGCCACAAGCATCTGTATTAATCATTCCCCCAAGGGTAGCGCGGTTACTTGGGGCGAGGGATGCGGCAAAAAATAGTCCTAATGGTTTTAAATAAGCGTTAAGTTGGTCTAAAATCACTCCGGGTTGCACTCTCACCCATCCTTGTTCTAGATTTAATTCTAGAATCTGGTTCATGTATTTAGAGCAATCTATAATAATCCCTGGTGAAAGTGCTTGTCCGTTGGTACCTGTTCCTCCTCCTCTGGGAGAAAATGTGATGCTTTTAAAGGGATTTTGGGCGGCAAGATGAAACATCACGACTAAATCTTGCCCAGTTTTCGGAAAGAGGGCGGCTTGAGGAAGAATTTGATAGATACTATTATCTGTTGAGGTAATTAAGCGGCTGCCAAAGTCTGCACGAATTTCTCCACTGAAGGGAGTCTTCCTCAGTTGTTCTAAAAATTCTGCATATTCCGGTTGTAGGGTTTCGTGCAGTTTTAAGCGAGGAATCATCATTTAGTTATTAGTCAATAGTCAATAGTCATTGGTCAATAGTCAAATTATATTCTACTATTCCGTACTCCCAAAAAAAAATAAGGTTGGGTGTCACCCTTTGTCCCAACCTTTCAACTCAACTGCTTATTGACCAAATCTGATTCTTGATGAATTTTTAAAAAACTTTTACCAAGGCTCTATTTGATGATTTTTTAACAATTGTAAAGAATTAAACCGTTATTTTTTCAGTTTGTTTAAGCGGAAGCCACAAGAATTTTTTTGTCTTGTTTAAAAGGAAATCTGCTTAATTCTCGTTTGTTAAAAAATAGAGGCTCTTTGACTAATGTTTCAAAATTCGGCATTTCTTGGTAGCAGTGGGGACAAAACCAATAAATACCTTGATGGCGAATGTGTCGTAACATCTGATTAGAACAGCATGGACAGTTAATCATAATTCCTAAGTCTCCCAATATTGTACACCCTTTGAGCAAGTCACCTGAATTATTGACAATCGTTGGCAATTGTTCTCTTGTGAAAGTGCTTAACTCTCTCCATCTCCATTCCCTCTAAGAGCCATGATCTCTATGTTGGCTTCTGTATTTTTTATCTTTTCCTAATTTATCAGCCAAAAAGTTCATTTGCTCATCCACTCCATAGATTATGGCTAGATCAAAATGTATCTAGTTTTACTTTTTTTTTGAGAGGGTTCTAATGGACAGAATAAATAATATCTTTGCCTCTCTTTAGGAGCTTAAGAAATAAATGTGTGGATTTTGTGATCTATCCCTGTGACGTTTTGTAAACACTTGATCCCTTTGGTATAACCGCACACACTATACGGTCGCGTCCTTGTTGTTTGGCTTGATATAAAGCTTCATCAGCCCGATGTAACAATAATTCATAACTATCACCATGTTTAGGAAAACTGGCCACTCCCATAGAAACGGTAATGGATTCTAATTTTTGATCCCGTACTTGAACGTTAAGAGTTTTAATGTTGGTTTGCAGTTGTTTAGCACGTTTTTCGGTGTCTTCTAAAGAAGCATCGGGCAGAATAATAATAAATTCCTCACCACCATAACGACAGGCAATATCAGACTCTCTAACATTTTCTTGTAGCAGTTTTCCCATCACCTTGATGACGGCATCCCCTGCATGATGACCCCAAGTATCATTAAAACGTTTAAAATGGTCAATATCTAATATAATTACCCCTAATGAATTATTATTTCTGGTAGCCCGATGCAATTCTCTAATCATGGACGCTTCTAAATAACGTCGATTAAATAACCCCGTCAGAGGGTCACGAAAACTTTGATGTTGTAGGGTTTCTCTTAATTTTAAATTCGCTAAAGCAATGGCAATCTGTTTAGAAACTGTTTCAGCTAATTTTCTTTTAGCAGGATTCAAGGGTTCTGGTTGTTGAAAACTTAAATAGAGTAAACCTAGGGTTTCTCCTTGTGCCATCATGGGAAGGCAAAGGCTGGC is from Gloeothece verrucosa PCC 7822 and encodes:
- a CDS encoding DUF2243 domain-containing protein, with the translated sequence MQINAEKSSDNRRPLILAGIFIGLGQGGFFDGIVFHQILQWHHMFSNLETSQTVAGLELNTLGDGLFHVFDWLMTLIGIIALWRAGKRADVPWSTSLFLGSVLMGAGLFNVVEGILDHHILNIHHVKPGPHELAWDLGFIAIGVFLVAIGWRLISIDTEDNKQEIAPF
- the ydiJ gene encoding D-2-hydroxyglutarate dehydrogenase YdiJ translates to MIPRLKLHETLQPEYAEFLEQLRKTPFSGEIRADFGSRLITSTDNSIYQILPQAALFPKTGQDLVVMFHLAAQNPFKSITFSPRGGGTGTNGQALSPGIIIDCSKYMNQILELNLEQGWVRVQPGVILDQLNAYLKPLGLFFAASLAPSNRATLGGMINTDACGKGSRIYGRTSDHVLELSWVLVNGEMGQSQSIDLNTLTHLKQQPNTLGKIYRQIDEIVTQKRELIAQQFPKIPRFMTGYNLAKVYSPEQETFNLNRILAGSEGTLAIITEAKLKLTPIPKYKQLLAIHYHCFDDALLAASTLLQAEPAAIETLDEKIVELAKEDEIYYQVKDWIEGAKAINLVEFIGDAQTSLERKINQLIEQIETNRHQPQQASGYYLAKNNEEIQKLWELRKKGVGLLGNQKGNRKPIPFIEDTAVPPSQLMNYVQDLKKLLNEYQLDYGMFGHVDVGCLHIRPALDMKLPDDETLIRKLSDQVVALVRQYGGVMWGEHGKGFRSEYTPLFFGEELYQDLRKIKAAFDPENRLNPGKIVTPKGSDGEVVKIESSLRGHFDRQVPAVVRSQYEEVFNCNGNGACFNYNPHEVICPSAKETRDRIHSPKGRASLLREWLRQISLTQADKKPPNLGTLEVALLRVGNTLLKWWGVYDYSHEVYQGMSGCLGCKACVSQCPVHVNIPEFKARFLELYHTRYLRPWRDYLMGNIEMIASWQANSPQLFNLITHNALTYWVSQQLLGLVYLPQLSEFTLQQGLRERKAPLLDLKQLSQLTKPEKSNSVILLQDAFTSFYESQLVLDTYYFLDRLGYTVYIAPFFPNGKPLHVKGFLKQFQSRVKKNIEYLTQLNNLGIPLIGIEPSMVLAYRDEYHKYNDLSMNNLKINLLQEWLVTHLDQLPYIPTDNPYYLLSHCTEKTLALESSKQWQKIFKTMGIPLNLMQTGCCGMAGMYGHETEHYASSRGIYQSSWGPVLAAIEEKQERVLVSGYSCRSQVKRCEGWTPLHPVQGLLSQIKTQT